CATTTTTTAAACCGGTATTTTCTGATTTAAAAAAGTTTGATGATATTATTCAAATAGATTTTACAGGAGAAAAATATATTGCACATTGCTATGATTCAGATACTAAAAAGCATATAAAAGATGTTTACCAAAAAGGCAAAGATGTTTTAATTCTGATAGGACCTGAAGGCGACTTCTCAAAAAACGAAATACAACAGGCTGTTTCAAAAGGCTTTAAAGAAGTTAGCCTGTCAGATGCAAGATTAAGAACCGAAACAGCCGGAATTGTTGCTGCCGGGATTATTGATTTTATGAATGTTTAAAGTTATCAAGTTCTATTGAAGAAAAATGACAAATGAGCAAAAAATAGCAACAAAAGAATTTCAAGAATTTATAAATTCTGCTCGGAACTATTGTATGTTACTTGAAAAAAAAAGAAAAATTAATCCAATTCAATTTTTCACTGACATTCAAAAGCAATTACTTGAACTTTATTCTAAAGCAATAAGTTTACCCACATTTGAAATAATTTCTAATGTTGACTTTGATGATAAATTAGATTATGATACTTTAGATGGAGTAAAAAAACAAACAGATAAACTTTTAGGAAACTATCAATTTTATTGGAGTATATTTAATCCAATTGAAAATAAAATGGACAAAGAAAAAGCTGTTTGTAATGATTTGTTTGATGATTTAATTGATATTTATAAAGATATTAAATACTATTTATTGATTTTTGACAAAAACACCATTGAAAGTCAGGAAAATGCAGCTTGGGCAATGCAATTTTATTTTTGGTATCATTGGGGCAATCATGCAATAGATGCTTTAAGAGCAATGCATTATATAATCGAAAAAACTAAAAAAATAAATAGTAAAACTATTGGTAAATAACTTTTTTACCTACTTGTATTAAAAGAATCAATATGAAAAAATATTTAATTTTATCAGCAATAGTATTAATTAGTTTGATAAGCACAAGTCAAAGTTCATATAAAATAGCTTTATTGAAATATAACGGCGGAGGTGATTGGTATGCAAATCCGACTTCACTGCCCAACTTAATAGATTTTTGCAATAAAAATTTAAAGACTAATATTGCAAAAGAACCTGTTACGGTTGAAGCCGGAAGTTCAGAGATATTTAATTATCCCTTTATTCATATGACCGGACACGGAAATGTAATTTTTTCAAATGAAGATGTCAGAAATTTAAGGAACTATTTGTCAGGCGGAGGATTTCTTCATATTGACGATAATTACGGTATGGATAAATACATAAGACGTGAGCTTAAGAAGCTGTTTCCTGAATATGAATTAATTGAGCTTCCTTTTAACCATCCTGTTTTTAATCAAAAATATATCTTTAAAAACGGCCTGCCGAAGATTCACGAACATGATAATAAGCAACCCAAGGCTTTTGGAATATTTCATGAAAACAGAATGATTTGCTTATATACTTATGAATGTGATATAGGAGACGGTTGGGAAGACAGAGAAGTGCATAATGATTCTGAAGCAATCAGATTAAAAGCATTAAAAATGGGTGCTAATATAATTCAATTTGCTTTTACAAATTAAAATAAATAAAATTCTTTATATAATAACTAAAAATAAAAAAAAATTATACTTTTGCAGCCTTTAAAACTTGAAAATTAAAAAAATATATTACAATGGATTTACTAAAAGTT
This DNA window, taken from Bacteroidales bacterium, encodes the following:
- a CDS encoding DUF5063 domain-containing protein, which translates into the protein MTNEQKIATKEFQEFINSARNYCMLLEKKRKINPIQFFTDIQKQLLELYSKAISLPTFEIISNVDFDDKLDYDTLDGVKKQTDKLLGNYQFYWSIFNPIENKMDKEKAVCNDLFDDLIDIYKDIKYYLLIFDKNTIESQENAAWAMQFYFWYHWGNHAIDALRAMHYIIEKTKKINSKTIGK
- a CDS encoding DUF4159 domain-containing protein, with the protein product MKKYLILSAIVLISLISTSQSSYKIALLKYNGGGDWYANPTSLPNLIDFCNKNLKTNIAKEPVTVEAGSSEIFNYPFIHMTGHGNVIFSNEDVRNLRNYLSGGGFLHIDDNYGMDKYIRRELKKLFPEYELIELPFNHPVFNQKYIFKNGLPKIHEHDNKQPKAFGIFHENRMICLYTYECDIGDGWEDREVHNDSEAIRLKALKMGANIIQFAFTN